The Streptomyces hundungensis genome contains the following window.
GGCACTCCGTCCTGTCCGCGGCCGGCGCCGCCCTCGCGGTCTGGGAGCACCACCGGCGCGGCTCCGGCTTCCTCGCCGACCCCGCCTGGCTGGTGCTCGCCCTGCACCGTTACGGGCGCAGGCTCGGCCTCACCCTTCCTCCGCCGCCACCGGACTGCGTCGACCGGGTGGCGAAGGAGCTGCTGGCGCGCTTTCGCGCCGGCCGCGGTTTCGATCTCCACGACGCGCCTCTGGCGGAAGCAGGTACCCCATGAGCCCCCTCGCACGGACGGGCATCGCCGAACCCCTCCTGATGCCGGGACCCGACAGCCCATGGAGCCGGGTGCGGCAGTCCATGGCGTGGCACGGCCATGTCGTGGTGCACGCGAACTGGCGGGACTGGCTGCCCGCGGCCATCGCCGACCCCCAGCTGCGCCCGCTGCTCGGCGCCCGCGACTGGCAGCGCCTCAACAACCTCGCCGACCCCGAGGCCCGCGACCGCTTCGCCGCCTCCCGGCTCCTGGTGAAGTACACCGCCGGCGCCGCCCTCCAGACCCCGCCCGAGACCGTGGAGCTCGCCTCCAAGGCGGGCGGGCGCCCCTATCTGCGCGGCTGCGACCAGATCGAGGTCAGCCTCAGCCACACCCGGGACCTGTTGGTGGTGGGGCTCAACCGGCGCGGCCGGGTCGGCGTCGACACCGAACTCGCCGACCGGCGCATCCAGTACTCGGCCGTCCAGCGCCATCTGTGCACCCCCGCCGAGCGCCGCTGGCTGGGCACCCTGGACGAGGCCGAGCAGCAGCGGAGCCTGGTGCGCACCTGGACGCTGAAGGAGGCGTACACCAAGGCGCTCGGGCAGGGCATGCGGATGGGCTTCACCCAGTTCGGCTTCGACGCCGAGGCCACCACCCTGCTCACCCCGCAGGGCGAGCCGGCCTCGCACGGCGAGTGGGCCTTCGCCACCTTCGAACTCGACGG
Protein-coding sequences here:
- a CDS encoding 4'-phosphopantetheinyl transferase family protein — translated: MSPLARTGIAEPLLMPGPDSPWSRVRQSMAWHGHVVVHANWRDWLPAAIADPQLRPLLGARDWQRLNNLADPEARDRFAASRLLVKYTAGAALQTPPETVELASKAGGRPYLRGCDQIEVSLSHTRDLLVVGLNRRGRVGVDTELADRRIQYSAVQRHLCTPAERRWLGTLDEAEQQRSLVRTWTLKEAYTKALGQGMRMGFTQFGFDAEATTLLTPQGEPASHGEWAFATFELDGGYLVGVACHDAGLRDDGDTAVSTMLDEGFLGEVVDLVGRVPH